Proteins co-encoded in one Setaria viridis chromosome 9, Setaria_viridis_v4.0, whole genome shotgun sequence genomic window:
- the LOC117835131 gene encoding homeobox-leucine zipper protein HOX19 isoform X1, translated as MAQEDVHLDDAGLALGLSLGGGGGASDAARQGTCSRLSREPRALEPSLTLSMPDEATATGSGGCGGGPSHSVSSLSVAGVKRERVEEADGERASSTAAAARACGAGAEDDDDGSTRKKLRLTKEQSALLEDRFKEHSTLNPKQKVALAKQLNLRPRQVEVWFQNRRASRARRTKLKQTEVDCEFLKRCCESLTEENRRLQRELQELRSLKFAAPPAAATPAAAGAVPAPAPFYMQLPAATLTLCPSCERLGGPAAAAKADPDRPKAAASHHFFNPFTHSAAC; from the exons ATGGCTCAGGAGGACGTCCACCTGGACGACGCCGGCCTGGCCCTGGGCCTGTccctcggcggcggaggcggagcgtcTGATGCGGCGCGTCAGGGCACCTGCAGCCGGCTGAGCAGGGAGCCGCGCGCGCTGGAGCCGTCGCTGACGCTGAGCATGCCGGACGAGGCGACCGCGACGGGGTCCGGCGGCTGCGGGGGCGGGCCCTCGCACAGCGTGTCGTCGCTGTCGGTGGCGGGCGTGAAGAGGGAGCgcgtggaggaggcggacggcgagcgggcgtcgtcgacggcggccgcggcgcgggcctgcggcgccggcgccgaggacgacgacgacgggagCACGCGCAAGAAGCTGAGGCTGACCAAGGAGCAGTCCGCGCTCCTGGAGGACCGCTTCAAGGAGCACAGCACCCTCAACCCG AAGCAGAAAGTCGCGCTGGCCAAGCAACTGAACCTGCGGCCACGGCAGGTGGAGGTGTGGTTCCAAAACAGACGAGCAAG CCGCGCGCGCAGGACCAAGCTGAAGCAGACGGAGGTGGACTGCGAGTTCCTCAAGCGCTGCTGCGAGTCGCTCACCGAGGAGAACCGCCGCCTCCAGCGGGAGCTGCAGGAGCTCCGCTCGCTCAAgttcgccgcgccgcccgcggcggcgacgccggccgccgccggggccgtgccggcgccggcgccgttctACATGCAGCTGCCGGCCGCCACGCTGACGCTCTGCCCGTCCTGCGAGCGCCTGGgcgggcccgccgccgcggccaaggCCGACCCCGACCGGCCCAAGGCGGCGGCCAGCCACCACTTCTTCAACCCCTTCACCCACTCCGCCGCTTGCTGA
- the LOC117835131 gene encoding homeobox-leucine zipper protein HOX19 isoform X2, which produces MAQEDVHLDDAGLALGLSLGGGGGASDAARQGTCSRLSREPRALEPSLTLSMPDEATATGSGGCGGGPSHSVSSLSVAGVKRERVEEADGERASSTAAAARACGAGAEDDDDGSTRKKLRLTKEQSALLEDRFKEHSTLNPKQKVALAKQLNLRPRQVEVWFQNRRARTKLKQTEVDCEFLKRCCESLTEENRRLQRELQELRSLKFAAPPAAATPAAAGAVPAPAPFYMQLPAATLTLCPSCERLGGPAAAAKADPDRPKAAASHHFFNPFTHSAAC; this is translated from the exons ATGGCTCAGGAGGACGTCCACCTGGACGACGCCGGCCTGGCCCTGGGCCTGTccctcggcggcggaggcggagcgtcTGATGCGGCGCGTCAGGGCACCTGCAGCCGGCTGAGCAGGGAGCCGCGCGCGCTGGAGCCGTCGCTGACGCTGAGCATGCCGGACGAGGCGACCGCGACGGGGTCCGGCGGCTGCGGGGGCGGGCCCTCGCACAGCGTGTCGTCGCTGTCGGTGGCGGGCGTGAAGAGGGAGCgcgtggaggaggcggacggcgagcgggcgtcgtcgacggcggccgcggcgcgggcctgcggcgccggcgccgaggacgacgacgacgggagCACGCGCAAGAAGCTGAGGCTGACCAAGGAGCAGTCCGCGCTCCTGGAGGACCGCTTCAAGGAGCACAGCACCCTCAACCCG AAGCAGAAAGTCGCGCTGGCCAAGCAACTGAACCTGCGGCCACGGCAGGTGGAGGTGTGGTTCCAAAACAGACGAGCAAG GACCAAGCTGAAGCAGACGGAGGTGGACTGCGAGTTCCTCAAGCGCTGCTGCGAGTCGCTCACCGAGGAGAACCGCCGCCTCCAGCGGGAGCTGCAGGAGCTCCGCTCGCTCAAgttcgccgcgccgcccgcggcggcgacgccggccgccgccggggccgtgccggcgccggcgccgttctACATGCAGCTGCCGGCCGCCACGCTGACGCTCTGCCCGTCCTGCGAGCGCCTGGgcgggcccgccgccgcggccaaggCCGACCCCGACCGGCCCAAGGCGGCGGCCAGCCACCACTTCTTCAACCCCTTCACCCACTCCGCCGCTTGCTGA
- the LOC117836492 gene encoding branched-chain-amino-acid aminotransferase 2, chloroplastic has product MAASLSSAAKGALLPWARGGHGGLARVLLGGALLTAGGGGGSCPRRWQSSLPQLDHTDRSDEESCGEIDWDNLGFGLTPTDYMYVMRSSPEDLGGFPRGELCRYGNIELSPSSGVLNYAQGLFEGMKAYRRPGRAGYTLFRPEENARRMQHGAERMCMPAPSVDQFVRAVKETVLANRRWVPPQGKGALYLRPLLMGSGPILGLAPAPEYTFLIYAAPVGNYFKEGLAPINLVVDDEFHRAMPGGTGGVKTIANYAPVLRAQLDAKSKGFTDVLYLDSVHKRYLEEVSSCNVFVVKGGVVATPATMGTILPGITRKSVIELARDRGYKVEERLVSIDDLIDADEVFCTGTAVVVAPVSTVTYKGQRHAFRTGSDTLAQELYTTLTSIQMGLTEDNKGWTVAVD; this is encoded by the exons ATGGCTGCGTCGTTGTCCTCTGCTGCGAAGGGCGCTCTTCTTCCGTGGgcccgcggcggccatggcggcctcGCGAGGGTCCTGCTGGGCGGGGCGTTGCTAACG gccggaggaggaggaggcagctgcCCGCGCCGGTGGCAGTCGTCGCTGCCGCAGCTGGACCACACCGACAG GTCCGACGAGGAGAGCTGCGGCGAGATCGACTGGGACAACCTCGGCTTCGGCCTCACCCCGACGGACTACATGTACGTCATGCGGTCCTCGCCGGAGGACCTCGGCGGCTTCCCCCGCGGCGAGCTCTGCCGCTACGGCAACATCGAGCTCAGCCCCTCCTCCGGCGTCCTCAACTACGCCCAGGGCCTGTTCGAGGGGATGAAGGCGTACCGGCGGCCAGGCCGCGCCGGGTACACGCTGTTCCGGCCGGAGGAGAACGCGCGGCGGATGCAGCACGGAGCCGAGCGCATGTGCATGCCGGCGCCGTCCGTGGACCAGTTCGTCCGCGCCGTCAAGGAGACCGTCCTCGCCAACAGGCGCTGG GTGCCGCCGCAGGGAAAGGGGGCCCTGTACCTCCGGCCCCTGCTCATGGGGAGCGGCCCGATCCTCGGGCTGGCTCCGGCCCCCGAGTACACGTTCCTCATCTATGCCGCGCCCGTCGGAAACTACTTCAAGGAGGGCCTGGCGCCGATCAACCTGGTCGTGGACGATGAGTTCCACCGCGCGATGccgggcggcaccggcggcgtcaAGACCATCGCCAACTACGCGCCG GTGCTCAGGGCGCAGCTGGACGCCAAGAGCAAGGGCTTCACGGACGTGCTGTACCTCGACTCGGTGCACAAGCGCTACCTGGAGGAGGTCTCTTCGTGCAACGTGTTCGTCGTCAAGGGCGGCGTCGTCGCCACGCCGGCCACCATGGGCACCATCCTGCCGGGGATCACGCGCAAGAGCGTCATCGAGCTAGCCCGGGACCGCGGCTACAAG GTTGAGGAGCGCCTCGTCTCCATCGACGACCTgatcgacgccgacgaggtgtTCTGCACCGggacggcggtggtggtggcgccggtGTCGACGGTTACGTACAAGGGGCAGAG GCACGCATTCAGAACCGGCTCGGACACGTTGGCGCAGGAGCTGTACACGACTCTGACGTCCATCCAGATGGGCCTGACCGAGGACAACAAGGGATGGACGGTGGCTGTAGATTAA